In the genome of Pyrobaculum islandicum DSM 4184, the window TTTTTCCTTTCTTCCGCATACGTGGCTTTTAGTTTTTCAAGCTCCGTAGACAGCTCGTTTAGCTTTCTCCCCAGTTCTACAGCTCTTCTAGTCCATGTGTCAACCTCTTCACGACATATGCTTAATTCGCCTTTCATTTGAGCCCTGTCTTTAGGCACTAACAATCATAAACTTCTTTTATTGCTGTCGGAGCTTAGCAATTGCTGTAGCCGGAGTATAGCCTGTGAAACTAGCCAAATTTGATAACGATCTCATACCCCCCGACTATCCCCGTCCTTATGTGGAGCCGCTCTGGTCTCTCGCCGGTTGGTATTTGGAAAAGCACGTCGCCTTCGGCGGCGGAGCCGGGAGCCACACGCGCCGTGGTGTCTAACGCTCTAAATTCGACGGCAGATTTTACAACCTCGTCGGAGACTCTCCACACGAAGTCTAGGCTGAAGGGGTATATCCTCTCATAGCTCCTCCTGGCGTCTGTAACAAGCACAAAGCCGTATATAGGCGGCGAGTTAGTTTCTCTACCCACGTTTTCAACTCTCAACCTGACGACCACGAGCTTGTGGCCTTCCTTCGCCTTGTAGTAACTACTATCGCTTCTAATATACGCCGCCTCTCTCACATCCACTGCAGTGATAACCCAGTCCCCAGCTTTCACCCCCCGGCCTAGAGTCCCCGTCAGATTCACAACCTTTGACGCCTCTCTGGCGGCCTCAGCCAGAGACCATAGAGCGATGTGTACGATAAAAGTGCCTAATAACGCCAGGAGAGAAAATATCATCAACACCACGCCCAATATCAATGGCAGTTTTGCAGACTCTCTCTTTGCTACCATATACGCCCCAATGACTATGCCGGCGATTGCAAAGAGATACCCCAACAAAGCAGACGTAGCCCACGCCACTGGAAACGCAAACAGAGCTAGAAAAAATCCCAGGAGAAACAACACAACAGCCTTCCACACTCTCATAATACCTACAGACCAACATAGATTTGTACTTTTTGAGACTACAACTGTTGTAAAGTCGAGCTCCAAGACGTCATGGAAACCTATAGTGGCCACTGCAGCGGAACCGCTCGCCTACGCTATCTTGGGGGCCGAGAGACGTGTACGAGAGACGTGGGAGCTCGTTGACAAAGGCAAGGTCATACAAGCCAGAAAAGTTCTATAAAGTTGGCAGAGACGGCCCTGGCCGAACTACATAACCCTAGGAAAACCATGCGAAGTCGGGGAGGTAGAGCGCGCTAAGGCTATATAACGCGGCTAAAGAGCTGGTCTTAATATATGACGGCGTCTACAGGTCTTAGAATATATGACGTGTTGCACATACGCAGATTCCGGGCTCACAGCTGAAGACGTCAAACGCAACATAGGCCCTAGAGGACATCGTTGCAATACTCTGGAACAAAGTCAGAAAGACATAACCCACAACTTAATCGCCGTTGTACAAGCTGCTTTTAACGTACGCCGCTCTCCTATTGAGTCTGTATTACAGGCCCTATCGACTTGGCCGGTGGCCGCCGCCTCCCACAGCCTAGTCTCTCTATGCCCTGCCGCGTCCCGCCGGGGTCTAGCGGGGGCTTTGCTGATGTCCCTGCTTCGTCTCCCTACATGCTCCTACGGCTTCGCAGAGGGCCTCGGCGTCTCCGGCCAGGAGTATGCCGCTGGCGATCTCCTCGGCGAACCTGGTGCCCGCCATCTTTCTGAACTCCTCCACCGTGTAGACCCGGGCTCTAGGTCGATGGGGAACGACGAGTCGAGGAAGTCCGGTATCCTGTCCATAGGCCTCCTCCCGTCCTCTCTAAGCACTATCACCACGTCGGCGTCTGAAAACGCCGTGTAGTCCCCCCTCGCCAGAGAGCCGATCAGAACCACCGCCAGGGCCCCCGCTCCACAGCCCACCTAGCGCACCGGAAAAGCTCCCTAAACACCCTCTCCACATCTAGTCTCTCACCGACATACCTCACAATCCTCTCGACGGCGCCCTCCGCATCCCCCTGGTGAAGTAGTCCATCGGAGTTCTCTCGGGGTGCGCGTTAGGGTATCTAGACGGTATGTAGAATTTGTCAAGCCCCTTCGCCGCATCGACGAGGTCGCCGGGCGGCTTGACGTGCGCCGGGAGGCCGGCCAG includes:
- a CDS encoding HEPN domain-containing protein; this encodes MGGGDVGQLYLLAGLPAHVKPPGDLVDAAKGLDKFYIPSRYPNAHPERTPMDYFTRGMRRAPSRGL
- a CDS encoding nucleotidyltransferase domain-containing protein; this translates as MVLIGSLARGDYTAFSDADVVIVLREDGRRPMDRIPDFLDSSFPIDLEPGSTRWRSSERWRAPGSPRRSPAAYSWPETPRPSAKP
- a CDS encoding DUF4352 domain-containing protein produces the protein MRVWKAVVLFLLGFFLALFAFPVAWATSALLGYLFAIAGIVIGAYMVAKRESAKLPLILGVVLMIFSLLALLGTFIVHIALWSLAEAAREASKVVNLTGTLGRGVKAGDWVITAVDVREAAYIRSDSSYYKAKEGHKLVVVRLRVENVGRETNSPPIYGFVLVTDARRSYERIYPFSLDFVWRVSDEVVKSAVEFRALDTTARVAPGSAAEGDVLFQIPTGERPERLHIRTGIVGGYEIVIKFG